The Prodigiosinella aquatilis region GGTCATTAAGCTGCTGGATGGTTCGTGATGCCAGGCTTAACAGCGCGTGATCTCTTTCGATAGTTTCCGTATCGGCATCAATACCATCCGTCAGCAAGGCAAACGTCATGTCGCCCTGGCCACTGGACAGATAATGAACTTCGAGTTGCGCTATTTGTTGCAGGATATCCTGCTCATTGGACAGCAATGTCGGTATCACTATCATGGTCCGGTAACGCGTTGGCACACCATATAATAGTTCCAACCCAGCCAATGGCGAGGCACCGCATAACGCGGTAATCAGGCGGTTAACCCAGGCTATCGCAACTTCAGAAAATGGAATCAGGCAGACGAGGCCGATAAATATCAGCCAGACGGCTGAAACCACGGGGAATGACAATATGGCCCCTATCCCCGCGAATAACAGTGCAGTAAAAAACCCGATTGATCCCAGATAGCCGGTCATGCCAACACGCCGGGTAAACCGGTTAAAACACAGTGCGGCTCCAGGCCGAAAACCGATAGCCGCTTCCAGTTGCGGTCTCCCTTCTGCAATCAGGTAATAACCTGGATCGCGTTTTCGGGCACTGAGATCATCATAAGGCGATAAATCAGGGTCACCATGCGCCATCAGTAAGGCTTCTTTCGCAATATCCAATTCTGTACACGGCGCCCGACGCCCAAGATGCTCAATTGCACTGCGGTATAGATTGCGGGTGGTAAAATCCATCTCATCGAATGCACTACCTTCCCGTAGACACACATCAACCAGACTGACACTTTCAAAAAATGTCGCCCAATCCATGTCGGAAATTAGCCGCATGCTGGTGATAATATTACGCACAGTGACGTTGGACGCGCCAAGGCGTTGCTGGGTGGATTGCACAACTTCATCCATCGAACTTCCCTGCTGGCTCAGTCGGTATTCCAGCCATCCCAGTGCGGGTGTAGTTCGGGGATCCAGATCGCGTAAGCGTTTCACCAACTGAGCCGCAAACGTATCGGACAAAGGTGCCTTGTTGTAACGGGCAATTTCATTAGCCAATGCAGCTTGCCCATCCCCGGCACGCAAAAGATTATTCGCAACGGATTCCGCTTCGGCTCGCGCCAGACGCCCTGCGGTCATTTGGTCGGCCAGACGACGTAGATTTTCAATCAACACAATACGCAAGGTAATGGCAACAGCCCACAGTTCCCCGATCGTCAAGGGCTGCACTTCTTGATATGCCGTGATGAAACGGCGTAATGCTTCTGGATCAATATAGCTATCCGTGTGAGCGACGAAAGCCCACACCAGACCGAATACCCGTGGATAACCGACAAACGGCCCCTGAGATAACTTAGGCAGTTGTCGGTAATAATGTGGGGGAAGATCTTCACGGACTTCACGAATCTGCTCAGCGACCAGATGATAGTTATCCAATAACCACTCGGCTGCCGGCACCACACGTCGGCCTTTTTCCAGTTCGGCGGCATTGGCGCGATAAGCGGCCAGGAGCACTTTAGCATTATCATTCAGTCGATGGTGTAACGGCGGAACAAAAGGCGGTGAACTCGTCACCGTCTGAACGGTAGCCAATGTGCGCCCGTTTTGTTCCAAACGTTCCGGGCCAAATAACTCGCCTCTTACCGGTAGAGTATCATTCCAGGGCGACGAGGATTCACGCGAATTAAACCGTGATCGAGAGAATATTTTCATAATCGCCTTTTAACCTGAGCGCAAAATCCGCACAGGTGGTATTGAAAGTAACGTCAAAAAAGCTGACAAACCTTATGGGTACAGGAGTATCAGTGCTTTAATAAAGTTATGAGAGTGCGAACATCCGCTCGAATTCGCTCACGTCATGAGCGGAGGTGACTAAAAGTAAAGCGAATTTAAGTATAGTAGATAAAATGTCCGACCATTGAATATTCTGTCGGAGCAGGTAGGTTAAAAAACGCCAACTCTATCAAAGCAGGGCGTTATCTGACTCAGCCTGGAATCCTTTCCAGGCATGATTGGCAGGTATCACGTCCGGCACTCAAACACCAATCTGGCTTATCTTTTGAGCGAGCGCTCGCAATTCATCTGCAATCTGTTGCAAGTTATTGTCATCATGAACCTGCGGCCCGGTCGAGTTACGTATCACCAGTTTTGCCGGCAGGATCGACGACGAGCGCTGTGCGTCGTCCTCATTGACCCCAAGCACTCGTCTCACCGCTTCTCTGCCTTGCAAGTCCAGATCCAGCGATACGGTGGTTAATGCCGGATAAAAGAACGCGCTTTCATAGGTATTATCGTAACCAATTACTGATTTCTCTCCGGGAATAGACAATTGATGTTGGTGGAAAGCACTCAATACACCAAGTGACATCTGATCATTACCCACCAGCACCGCCGAGAAGTGCGGTGTTTCCCGCATCATTTGTAGCGCCCCCGCATAACCACTTTGCGCATCCCAGTTACCATGCAACACCGTAACAGGATTCAGTCCGTAATCATGCAGCGTCTCCTGCCAGTTTTTCAGCCGCAGATTGGCTGAAATAGAGTGCTGGGGACCAGCCAACAGCGCGATATCACGGTGCCCCAACTCATAGAGATACTTCACGCTGGCGCGGGTGCCATCCGCTGGATTGAAGGAAACGTTGAACACCGAGCTATAAGGGTCTACATCCAGAAACAGACAGATGATATCGTCATTGTCCGCAGCGATTTTTTCCGCCGCCACCGTTTCCAGTGGGACGTTGATGATAACCTTCTCCACCAGTTGGGACTTAAGTTCATTGATGGAGTCCTGGATAGCATGGTTGACGTTCTCATCAATCATTGAAATCAACACCAGATACCCTTCAACATTCGCGTAACGTTTTACCGCTGCCGCCACCTGGGATGGCGCATGCAACGCCAGTGAAATCGTCACCAGCCCCAACGTCCGACTGCGTTTACCTACCAGTTGTTGCGCCAGACGATTCGGCACATACCTTAATAGCTCAATAGACTGCTCGACCTTGCGGCGCGTGGATTCTGATACATTGGCAGACTTGTTCAGCACCCGGGAAACCGTCTGGTAAGATACGCCGGCATGACGAGCGACATCCTCTAACGTACTGCTTTTCGACTTCATAGTCCGCTCCCTGCAATAGTGATGGTTTAATTGTAACAGGCGCTCCGCCGCCAACATAGTTATCGTTACAATACGCCAAAAAACCACCTTAAAAGTTACTCGTTCACATATTAGAATAAGTGATCAACTTCACTTATCATTACAAATATCGCTGTTTTATTTGCATTAAATCACAATAAATTGATAAGAGAATTGTTTGTTATGTAAATTAGTCCTTTCATAGCCTTTTAAATGTGAACGTATTACAAATATAAAGAGGCATACATGAATATGACGTTGCGTACCCTATCCGTCGCTATTGCAGTGACGCTCACTTCCCCTTCTCTGTTTGCCATTGATTTCCACGGCTATTTGCGATCTGGTGTGGGTGTCTCGCGTAATGGCAGCCTGGAGGAGTGGCAAAAAAACAAGGTAGGTCGTCTGGGAAATGAATCCGACACCTATGGCGAAGTTGAGCTGGGCAGTGAGGTTTACAAAAAAAATGATGTCAGTTTCTATGTGGACAGTATGGTCAGCATGGTGTCTAACGGTGCTACTGACAATGAAACCACTATTGGCGATAACGCTCAGTTCGGGCTCCGCCAGCTTAATTTACAGATCAAAGGTCTGATCCCTGGCGATCCAAACGCGGTGATCTGGGGCGGCAAACGCTATTACCAACGCCACGATCTGCACATCATTGATACTAAATACTGGAATATCTCTGGTGCGGGCGCGGGCGTAGAAAATTTGTCCTTTGGTCCTGGCGCGGTTTCAGTGGCCTGGATCCGGGGTGATGGCAATGATGTGGACTACCG contains the following coding sequences:
- a CDS encoding LacI family DNA-binding transcriptional regulator gives rise to the protein MKSKSSTLEDVARHAGVSYQTVSRVLNKSANVSESTRRKVEQSIELLRYVPNRLAQQLVGKRSRTLGLVTISLALHAPSQVAAAVKRYANVEGYLVLISMIDENVNHAIQDSINELKSQLVEKVIINVPLETVAAEKIAADNDDIICLFLDVDPYSSVFNVSFNPADGTRASVKYLYELGHRDIALLAGPQHSISANLRLKNWQETLHDYGLNPVTVLHGNWDAQSGYAGALQMMRETPHFSAVLVGNDQMSLGVLSAFHQHQLSIPGEKSVIGYDNTYESAFFYPALTTVSLDLDLQGREAVRRVLGVNEDDAQRSSSILPAKLVIRNSTGPQVHDDNNLQQIADELRALAQKISQIGV